In the Flavisolibacter tropicus genome, one interval contains:
- a CDS encoding DEAD/DEAH box helicase — protein sequence MFDPIGNFEKIKDGYVSYIETAFGTRFDELNQKRKELLEKDGVLYRQPWAEPMLDYKRSGRTIKSLQTSDCPTLSQEDLDLFKGFVSAGMFIKDIQLYKHQYLMLQKALAGNHCVITSGTGSGKTESFLLPLFAYLLKDLRRYKSTKEVVNPKGPHSPGIGHNRGIEIVGTRGVLSSTAAQRPQPSRPAAVRAMIIYPMNALVEDQLTRLRGALDSDAIRDYVGKELNGNRLFFGRYNSETPVSGKLEKINNEGEIEPNKSTWDRLADQLGKVNENWQDVEVYINEEKRKHEQEGTIFSQSKINEIKASFPRLDGAELRSRFDIQQTPPDILVTNFSMLSIMLMRNIDSPIIEKTKQWLHCENEGLSAKAIEEERPNRIFHLIIDELHLYRGTSGTEIAYLVRMLYHRLGLNPNSKQLRILSSSASIEGEEGSQMFEDSQSFLKGFFGLSKNMEIVKGDVEIMDKPGDYNEAVYVPIKPFYSLYDVAHSVNLEEPETEHDALFESVASELGTFEGSCGLEKLLNALNDDKLNYKLLQAFKHGNRFRAMPVFNSSENEIDEFVSIARKLFGPLADNELKKAIRGLFFGRGLFELKENKEVLKVQPKMPRFRMHFFVRNVEGMWCTLDNAQGISQDLNKNPYKELFEQSLISKNGERVFESLYCENCGQAFAGGTKIKYDEEAFDYELITSPPEIEKIPEHSQSVLVEKKASNEYLVFWPKVLNNSTVDDKWQVRYLCLKTGRLYYNDNNDLSRVKGLLYKGDPSDEPGSALPHTCPNCLQDYSGRKTRKSPLRGFRTGFGKTNQVLAKELFISLDDSKDRPRKLIAFSDSREEAARFSNDVEKENFAQLVKDFFFRKKGLVQTRLAFLNAVRDRNTNEAKRLMEAIGRNASEVLQAFNDISSAIPVDENKSRKLLEEVEKEIIAIESILEGIVQDLVKLKMNPAGPNASVQMFKFQDKEIDWKAWFDWDKSTINPEIFTSPNDQKDLRQFIYDSLYKVFTSFLFGRLFYSIEASGLGHAKLQYYNTTIPSISQEAYENIVDSFVRILGDNFKHNKAESDWVISPIKGFENISKKRPERKYIAKVAEYWKVDELELGKNIWTNLRQNGHLDGQLVIENLRVKFSNPSDLAWVCERCSTVHLHNSGNICKLCFHELTNAGQTTASEISNKNFTVKDINDNKEIQRFRCEELTGQTGNQLERQRYFKNIITGNNPELKAIDLLSVTTTLEVGIDIGSLQSIYQGNMPPMRFNYQQRVGRAGRAGQAYSIALTFCRGRSHDEFFFRHPYRMTGDLSPVPFLSQKQPQILYRMVVKGIFQRYFRVVRPGFSGSVHGEFGTVSLYKENSASYQELFTWLSNETNWEEVFNSFTYKLYFKNEIVDDFAITDFKSWLLNDFKAKFDAMLNEPVTPDLAEAMSEAGLLPMMGMPTRIRNLITGFEKDGNNTYSPMIIDRPLDMAIYEFAPGSQKTKDKNIYTSIGITPEITSIEKDFRQGGKWVVKTFLEEAFPKPKWVVLDQKKNIIRTIDYDGQDNIDGLTPNEKAHLVITPNAFRTDWHPKPQDRQVDQDISTSKPLIFSEVASRNPISIDNFRVSLSEQDYTWRLNTNGNNDGFLLKEMRSQANETRAAIGAQFFDMTLEEMLGEHGFRKAITDPHLQSVLGGGRPGGRRYVLGARKVTNVFSLSPVSLNEQLDIDPFSNDEAKRTASKGAFYSAAFLLQRTLADELDISPEEVEIAAIVEEELEDGTDRSTARIVLADELPNGSGFVKYLSDNIGSFLIKCTDPAKEDTYTSSFINDEHAKKCKDASYDDLKTYRNLTYHGILDWRLAVALLRILRNPNYMVGLDDNWGHIEIKDWKEDAKELAEQFLLTLEGGKLNIIDGAIPVITIEQFNIVIVHPYWNTVGQHAPSDNILTKALAQLGAPENVFMIDTFNLRRRQGWCYKKFFDWVSTTWG from the coding sequence ATGTTTGATCCTATTGGCAATTTCGAAAAGATTAAGGATGGCTATGTATCCTATATAGAAACAGCCTTCGGCACAAGATTCGACGAATTAAACCAAAAGAGAAAAGAGCTACTGGAAAAAGATGGTGTGCTTTACCGACAGCCATGGGCAGAACCTATGCTTGATTACAAAAGATCTGGGAGAACTATCAAGTCTTTACAGACTAGCGACTGTCCTACCCTAAGCCAAGAAGACCTGGATTTGTTCAAGGGCTTTGTCAGCGCCGGAATGTTTATAAAAGATATTCAGCTGTACAAGCACCAATACTTGATGTTACAAAAAGCCCTTGCTGGCAACCATTGCGTAATAACATCTGGAACCGGCTCTGGAAAAACAGAATCATTTCTACTCCCTTTGTTTGCTTATTTGTTAAAAGACCTAAGGAGATATAAGAGCACAAAAGAAGTTGTCAACCCAAAAGGACCTCATTCCCCAGGCATTGGTCATAATAGGGGAATTGAAATCGTGGGAACACGAGGAGTGTTATCAAGTACTGCGGCGCAGAGACCACAGCCCAGTAGGCCAGCTGCAGTTAGGGCGATGATCATCTATCCTATGAATGCCCTAGTAGAAGATCAATTAACTAGGTTAAGAGGAGCTCTGGACTCAGATGCAATTAGAGATTACGTTGGCAAAGAACTAAATGGGAACCGACTATTTTTTGGACGCTACAACAGTGAAACACCTGTATCTGGAAAGCTAGAAAAAATAAACAATGAGGGAGAAATAGAACCTAATAAATCTACGTGGGATAGGCTTGCGGACCAACTAGGAAAGGTTAATGAAAACTGGCAAGATGTTGAAGTTTACATTAACGAAGAGAAGCGAAAGCATGAGCAAGAAGGAACCATTTTCTCTCAAAGCAAAATAAATGAAATTAAAGCTAGCTTTCCGCGTTTGGATGGTGCCGAACTGCGATCGCGGTTTGACATACAACAAACCCCTCCTGACATCTTAGTTACCAACTTTTCGATGCTCAGTATAATGCTGATGCGAAATATTGATTCCCCGATTATAGAGAAAACCAAGCAGTGGCTCCATTGTGAAAACGAAGGCCTGAGTGCAAAAGCGATAGAAGAAGAAAGGCCAAATAGAATCTTTCATTTAATTATAGATGAGCTCCATTTATACCGGGGTACTAGTGGAACCGAGATTGCGTATTTAGTCAGAATGCTCTACCATCGCCTTGGTCTTAATCCTAATTCTAAACAATTAAGAATCCTTTCATCAAGTGCATCTATCGAAGGTGAAGAAGGGTCGCAGATGTTTGAAGATAGCCAATCATTCCTGAAAGGCTTTTTTGGCCTGTCGAAAAACATGGAAATCGTAAAAGGAGACGTAGAAATCATGGATAAGCCAGGAGATTATAACGAAGCTGTTTACGTGCCGATTAAACCTTTCTATTCCCTATATGATGTTGCGCATAGCGTAAACCTTGAAGAGCCGGAAACAGAACACGACGCGTTGTTTGAATCGGTAGCAAGTGAGCTTGGAACTTTTGAAGGCAGTTGTGGCTTAGAAAAGCTTTTAAATGCGCTTAACGATGACAAGCTTAATTACAAGCTTTTACAAGCATTTAAACATGGGAATCGCTTTCGGGCTATGCCTGTTTTCAACAGTAGCGAAAATGAAATAGACGAGTTTGTTTCTATTGCTAGGAAACTTTTCGGCCCTTTGGCAGATAACGAGCTTAAAAAGGCAATAAGGGGATTATTCTTCGGGCGGGGATTGTTTGAATTAAAAGAAAACAAGGAAGTTTTAAAAGTGCAACCTAAGATGCCCCGCTTCAGGATGCACTTTTTTGTGCGGAACGTTGAAGGGATGTGGTGTACTTTGGATAATGCACAGGGGATTTCGCAGGACTTGAACAAGAACCCTTACAAAGAGCTTTTTGAACAAAGCTTAATTAGCAAAAATGGCGAAAGAGTATTTGAGTCTTTGTATTGCGAAAATTGCGGCCAGGCTTTCGCTGGTGGTACCAAGATCAAATATGATGAAGAGGCTTTTGATTACGAGTTGATCACAAGCCCTCCTGAAATTGAAAAGATCCCAGAGCATTCACAGTCTGTATTAGTAGAAAAAAAAGCCTCTAATGAATACCTAGTATTTTGGCCAAAAGTGTTGAACAATAGTACAGTCGATGATAAGTGGCAAGTGCGTTACTTATGCCTCAAGACCGGCCGGTTATATTATAATGACAATAACGACCTTTCAAGGGTAAAGGGCCTATTATACAAAGGTGACCCATCTGATGAGCCCGGGTCTGCTCTACCCCACACTTGTCCAAACTGTTTACAGGACTATTCCGGCAGGAAAACAAGAAAGTCGCCTTTAAGAGGATTTCGTACAGGTTTTGGAAAGACTAACCAAGTTCTTGCAAAAGAGCTTTTCATAAGCTTAGACGATAGCAAAGATCGTCCAAGAAAACTTATAGCTTTTTCTGATAGCAGGGAAGAAGCTGCCCGCTTTTCTAACGATGTAGAAAAGGAGAACTTTGCCCAGCTGGTAAAAGACTTTTTCTTTAGAAAAAAGGGGCTAGTACAAACCAGGCTAGCTTTCTTAAACGCCGTTCGAGATCGGAACACAAATGAGGCAAAACGATTGATGGAAGCCATTGGCAGGAATGCAAGTGAGGTATTGCAGGCCTTTAATGACATCAGTTCTGCAATCCCAGTAGACGAGAATAAGAGCCGAAAGCTACTAGAAGAAGTTGAAAAAGAGATTATAGCAATAGAAAGTATACTTGAAGGAATAGTGCAGGACCTCGTTAAGCTTAAAATGAATCCCGCCGGCCCTAATGCAAGCGTGCAGATGTTCAAATTTCAAGACAAGGAAATTGATTGGAAAGCATGGTTTGATTGGGATAAGAGCACGATAAATCCGGAGATTTTCACCAGCCCTAATGATCAGAAAGATTTAAGGCAGTTTATTTATGACTCTCTTTATAAGGTATTCACAAGTTTCTTATTTGGCAGGTTGTTTTATAGTATTGAAGCTTCCGGCTTAGGCCATGCTAAACTTCAATACTACAACACCACGATTCCCAGTATTTCTCAGGAAGCCTACGAAAATATAGTTGACTCCTTTGTTAGAATCCTGGGTGATAATTTCAAGCACAACAAAGCGGAGTCAGACTGGGTTATTTCTCCGATAAAAGGCTTCGAGAATATTTCAAAGAAACGACCTGAAAGAAAATACATTGCAAAAGTTGCCGAGTACTGGAAGGTTGATGAACTTGAGCTAGGAAAAAACATATGGACAAACCTTCGGCAGAACGGCCACCTAGATGGACAGCTGGTTATTGAGAACTTGAGGGTTAAGTTCTCTAATCCAAGCGATTTAGCATGGGTATGTGAAAGATGTTCTACTGTTCATTTACATAATTCAGGAAATATTTGCAAACTGTGCTTTCATGAACTAACCAACGCTGGTCAGACAACTGCTAGTGAAATTAGCAACAAGAACTTCACTGTCAAGGATATTAATGACAACAAGGAGATACAGCGGTTCCGTTGCGAAGAGCTGACTGGTCAAACAGGAAACCAGCTAGAAAGACAACGTTATTTTAAAAATATAATTACCGGTAATAACCCTGAGCTTAAGGCAATCGACTTGCTAAGTGTAACCACAACACTAGAAGTAGGTATTGATATTGGTTCTTTGCAGTCGATCTACCAAGGAAACATGCCACCAATGCGCTTTAATTACCAACAACGGGTTGGCCGCGCCGGCCGTGCTGGTCAGGCTTACAGTATTGCGCTAACTTTTTGTAGGGGAAGAAGCCACGATGAATTCTTTTTTAGACATCCCTACCGAATGACTGGAGATCTTTCACCTGTACCCTTCCTAAGCCAAAAGCAACCCCAGATTCTTTACAGAATGGTTGTGAAGGGAATCTTTCAAAGGTATTTCAGGGTTGTGAGGCCTGGGTTTAGCGGGAGTGTACATGGAGAATTTGGAACTGTCTCACTTTACAAGGAGAATAGCGCTAGTTACCAAGAGTTATTCACGTGGCTCTCGAATGAGACGAACTGGGAAGAAGTATTTAATTCCTTTACCTACAAACTATATTTTAAAAATGAGATTGTTGATGATTTTGCAATAACAGATTTCAAAAGCTGGCTCCTCAACGACTTTAAGGCCAAATTTGATGCGATGCTTAACGAGCCAGTAACGCCTGACCTTGCAGAAGCTATGTCAGAAGCTGGTTTACTTCCAATGATGGGAATGCCAACTAGAATTAGAAACCTTATAACTGGTTTTGAGAAGGATGGCAATAACACTTATAGCCCAATGATAATTGACAGACCTCTTGATATGGCTATTTATGAATTCGCACCAGGAAGTCAAAAAACTAAAGACAAAAACATATACACAAGCATCGGTATTACCCCTGAAATAACTTCTATAGAAAAAGATTTTCGCCAAGGTGGCAAGTGGGTTGTAAAGACTTTCCTAGAGGAAGCTTTCCCTAAACCAAAATGGGTAGTGCTTGACCAGAAGAAAAATATTATCAGGACTATTGACTATGATGGGCAAGATAATATTGATGGATTAACTCCTAACGAGAAAGCTCATCTTGTAATTACTCCGAATGCATTCCGAACTGATTGGCACCCCAAGCCGCAGGATAGACAGGTAGATCAAGATATCTCAACTTCGAAACCGCTTATATTTTCTGAAGTGGCTTCGCGAAATCCTATTAGTATAGATAATTTTAGAGTTTCTTTATCTGAACAAGATTACACCTGGCGGTTAAATACAAATGGAAATAATGATGGTTTCTTGTTAAAGGAAATGCGTTCCCAGGCAAATGAAACAAGAGCGGCAATTGGAGCGCAATTCTTTGACATGACCCTAGAAGAAATGCTTGGCGAGCATGGCTTTCGAAAAGCTATTACAGATCCACATTTACAAAGTGTATTAGGTGGTGGGAGACCGGGAGGAAGAAGGTATGTCCTTGGAGCTAGAAAGGTGACAAACGTATTTAGTTTATCTCCAGTCAGTTTAAATGAGCAGTTGGATATAGATCCCTTTAGTAATGATGAAGCAAAAAGAACGGCATCGAAAGGAGCATTCTACTCTGCTGCATTTTTACTTCAAAGAACATTAGCAGACGAACTTGACATTTCACCAGAAGAAGTGGAGATAGCTGCGATTGTTGAAGAGGAGCTGGAAGATGGCACGGACCGTTCAACAGCACGAATCGTATTAGCCGATGAGCTTCCTAATGGATCTGGCTTTGTAAAATACTTAAGTGAC
- a CDS encoding DUF262 domain-containing protein → MKLKESIPSNSVKIIELYNKINSDILDTRPDFQRKLVWKKQHKYHFIQTILMNFPFPEVYIASAEMDVQSLTAKEIVVDGQQRLTTIVDYIKGENDFKEQNKVTPFDQLSVDQKKEFLNYLVTVKDLKDMSMVLIKEIFQRINNTEYSLNAVEKTNAQYGDGEFAIFCKQVVDKSYNPSLDDTDIILDAEVKRKLNSFFETNNVFTDNDKTRMFDTQYSMLIVSTLLEGSYYGRSTKVEDYLKRYNASFTQYTDALNLLTKSIDIISGLQLSSKSYWFNKANLFSLIIELSKVDPQDLNFEKLEANLLELENKNDTYFSEENLETITDDEKRYFEVARQGSNEKASRVHRGKVISSIINNSKKVKSTYSHNSIEEKRLAILSSENIKYVTIEPSKTSLKNYHMDATSIVREFLKVNQIHDYDSQGNGADHKVTKQATLITHDNTIISEASFYKANNRGDARIWFSNLGSFANETESVAIIVKNSELYLVNVSQLDIENLTGKTNPFNDIILS, encoded by the coding sequence ATGAAGTTAAAAGAAAGCATTCCTTCAAATAGCGTCAAGATTATTGAACTTTATAATAAAATAAACTCTGATATTCTTGATACTAGGCCAGACTTCCAGAGAAAACTTGTTTGGAAAAAGCAACACAAGTACCATTTTATTCAAACCATCCTTATGAACTTTCCTTTTCCGGAAGTCTATATTGCAAGTGCAGAAATGGATGTCCAAAGTTTAACAGCCAAAGAAATTGTTGTTGACGGCCAACAGAGGTTAACAACAATAGTCGATTATATAAAAGGCGAAAATGATTTTAAAGAACAAAATAAAGTAACGCCTTTTGATCAACTTTCTGTTGACCAGAAAAAAGAGTTCTTAAACTATCTTGTTACTGTTAAAGATTTGAAGGACATGAGCATGGTCTTGATTAAAGAGATCTTTCAAAGAATCAATAACACAGAATATTCACTAAATGCAGTTGAAAAAACAAACGCTCAGTATGGCGACGGTGAATTCGCAATCTTCTGCAAACAAGTTGTTGACAAGAGTTACAATCCGTCGCTAGATGACACAGATATCATATTAGATGCTGAGGTTAAAAGGAAGTTGAATAGCTTTTTTGAGACTAATAATGTATTCACTGACAATGATAAAACAAGGATGTTTGATACACAATATTCAATGCTGATTGTATCAACATTGTTAGAAGGAAGTTATTATGGTAGAAGTACTAAAGTTGAAGATTATTTAAAGAGGTATAATGCATCATTTACACAATATACTGACGCTCTCAACCTGCTGACCAAATCAATAGATATAATATCAGGTCTACAACTAAGCAGTAAGAGCTATTGGTTTAATAAGGCAAATCTATTTAGCTTAATAATTGAGTTATCTAAAGTAGATCCGCAGGATTTGAATTTTGAAAAGCTAGAAGCGAATCTTTTGGAATTAGAAAATAAAAATGATACTTACTTTTCAGAAGAGAACTTAGAAACAATTACAGATGATGAAAAGAGATATTTTGAGGTTGCAAGACAGGGCAGTAATGAAAAAGCATCCAGAGTACATAGAGGAAAGGTTATCTCATCAATAATTAACAACTCTAAAAAGGTTAAAAGTACTTACAGTCATAATTCTATTGAAGAAAAGCGATTAGCAATATTAAGTAGCGAGAATATTAAATATGTAACAATAGAACCAAGTAAAACTAGCCTAAAGAATTATCATATGGATGCTACTTCAATTGTTAGAGAGTTTCTAAAAGTGAACCAGATTCATGATTATGATTCTCAAGGGAACGGCGCAGATCACAAAGTGACGAAACAAGCAACTTTAATCACACACGACAATACAATAATTTCTGAAGCTTCATTTTACAAAGCCAATAATAGAGGAGATGCACGTATCTGGTTTTCGAACTTAGGATCTTTTGCTAATGAAACAGAATCAGTTGCAATAATTGTCAAGAATTCAGAATTATATTTAGTTAATGTTTCACAACTGGATATCGAGAATTTAACAGGAAAAACAAATCCTTTTAATGATATTATTCTTAGTTAA